The Pirellulales bacterium genome includes a region encoding these proteins:
- the aceA gene encoding isocitrate lyase has protein sequence MSGMQTVAALKEAWLSDERWQGIQRDYSAEDVDRLRGSVFVEHSLARQGAEKLWQALKTEPYINSLGALTGNQAVQMAEAGLKAIYLSGWQVAADANRAGQMYPDQSLYPADSVPHIVRAINNALRRADQVQHSEGRNEIDYLLPIVADAEAGFGGALNAFELMKAMIEAGAAAVHFEDQLASEKKCGHMGGKVLVPTSQHIRTLTAARLAADVCGVPSIVVARTDANSAQLITSDVDARDREFITGERTAEGFYRIRGGLDIAIARGLAYAPYSDLIWCETSEPNIDEAREFAAAIHARFPGKLLAYNCSPSFNWKQKLDNRSIARFQQELGAMGYKYQFVTLAGFHSLNLSMFELARGYRDSGMAAYSQLQEREFALEAQSGYRATKHQRFVGTGYFDLVAQTVAGGQASTTALSGSTEEEQFTTSNGAHH, from the coding sequence ATGTCTGGAATGCAAACGGTTGCCGCACTGAAAGAAGCCTGGTTATCGGACGAGCGCTGGCAAGGCATCCAGCGCGATTATTCGGCCGAGGACGTCGACCGGCTGCGCGGCAGCGTGTTCGTCGAGCACTCGTTGGCCCGCCAGGGCGCCGAAAAGCTGTGGCAGGCGCTGAAGACCGAGCCGTACATCAACTCGCTGGGGGCCTTGACCGGCAACCAGGCGGTGCAAATGGCCGAAGCCGGGCTCAAGGCCATTTACCTCAGCGGCTGGCAAGTCGCCGCCGACGCCAACCGCGCCGGACAGATGTACCCCGACCAGAGTCTCTACCCGGCCGACAGCGTGCCGCACATCGTCCGCGCCATTAACAACGCCCTGCGCCGCGCCGACCAGGTGCAGCACTCCGAGGGGCGCAATGAGATCGACTACCTGCTGCCGATCGTCGCCGATGCCGAGGCCGGCTTCGGCGGGGCGCTGAACGCCTTTGAGCTGATGAAGGCCATGATCGAAGCCGGCGCCGCGGCCGTACACTTCGAAGACCAATTGGCCAGCGAAAAGAAATGCGGCCACATGGGCGGCAAGGTGCTGGTGCCGACCTCGCAGCACATCCGCACGCTGACCGCCGCACGCCTCGCGGCCGACGTCTGCGGTGTGCCTTCGATCGTCGTGGCCCGAACTGACGCCAACAGCGCGCAATTGATCACCAGCGACGTCGATGCCCGCGACCGTGAATTCATCACGGGCGAGCGCACGGCCGAGGGCTTCTACCGCATCCGCGGCGGCCTGGACATCGCCATCGCCCGCGGTTTGGCGTATGCCCCGTACTCGGACCTGATCTGGTGCGAAACCAGCGAGCCGAACATCGACGAGGCCCGCGAGTTCGCCGCCGCGATTCATGCCCGCTTCCCGGGCAAGCTGTTGGCCTACAACTGCTCGCCATCGTTCAACTGGAAGCAGAAGCTCGACAACCGTTCGATCGCCCGCTTCCAGCAGGAACTCGGCGCGATGGGCTACAAATACCAGTTCGTCACGCTGGCCGGGTTTCACTCGCTCAACCTGTCGATGTTCGAGTTGGCCCGCGGCTACCGCGACTCGGGCATGGCCGCCTACTCGCAACTCCAGGAGCGCGAGTTCGCCCTCGAGGCGCAAAGCGGCTACCGGGCCACGAAGCACCAGCGGTTCGTGGGCACCGGCTACTTCGACCTGGTCGCGCAGACCGTGGCCGGCGGTCAGGCCTCGACGACCGCCTTGTCCGGCTCGACCGAGGAAGAGCAGTTCACCACCAGCAACGGGGCGCATCACTAA